The region TGTTTCTTTCCGTGTCCGGCCGGACAAATCGAATCAGGCAACAGAAATTGACTTACCCAGAACACCAAGCTGAGAATGACGACACATCATTTCCGGTGACAGGTCGGAATCGCTCAAAGTGTGCCTACAGTTCTGTTGGAATACATAGTGGTGTATCCGCTTCTTCACGAACAAACTCGCGATGTCTCGGCAAACTTGGAAAGCATTCATTGTTGATAAAGTCGAAGATCAACGTGCCTGCGCAGCAATGGCCATTCTTCTTTCCAGCAGCAGCGCTGTCAGTCAGGTGAGATTGGTCGAGTTCTCGCGTAATCGACGCAAGACAATTCTCGGAGATTTGAGTACATGCAATTTGAACTCTCGGGCCGAGTTCGCGAACGGCGTTGACGACTTCAGGCCGCGGAGTAGAGTGTCGTCCCCTACCAATTGAGAAGAAGACAATCTCAGGACTCGCCGCCCTCATAAAATCGTTCACAAAACTTGCCAAATCACCAGCGCCCGCCCGGCCTCCATGGTGAGGAAAAACTACAATCTTTGCATTTAGTTCCTTTTCCTGCTCCACGATATTTTGAAGGCCGACTATATCAACATCCCCAGGCAGCAAAGCAAACGGATTGCCACCGTATAGCAGTCGTATAACGCCACTGTTGCTATTAGTACCGAGAGTTCTACCCTTGCGGTCAACGCTACCTGGGCCTTTCGATGCAAGATATGTGCTGGGTGCGACAATCTCGATTTCGACGTCCGTTGTATTGAAATCACCGGTTGATTCTGTTGTCAATATTGGCTGAAAGTCGATTCCTGGATTTTGTGACAACTCGAAAACGAGATCATCCCAAGTGCTGCTCGTCTTTGCGGAGTCAGTGTTCGCTCGAACGACGCCAACCGAAACTGTGTCGCTCGCTAACAGTCCAATTAATCCGCCAATGTGATCAGTATCAGCGTGGGATAATAGAATTGTGTCAATATGTTTGATTTCTTGCTCTCTTAGAAACTCAAGCAGTATTGCTCCCTGCCCTGTGTCAATAACGACGGTCACACCACCGTTTATTAGTACGGCAGAATTTCCGTGCCCAACGTCAAGAACAACGAAAGCGTCTTTCAACCGTTTGACTCCCGTCACGGCTTCTAAATCTCCCAATCTGAAAAATAAAGGTCTTCGTCTGATTCCGCGCCCAAATTTACTTGCGCGTGAAACCGTTGCTCTCCCTGTTTGACTTTGTTGACAACTTCTGAGGGACAGTCACTAATTTGAAGTCTTATTCGTTTCTTTGTATCCCAAGCTGGAACGACAGCATATGCATAGCTGCAGCCGTCCTCGAAATCTTCAATTCGAACTAGCGCTCTCCAAGGCCGCCGAGGCACGATAAACTCTCCTCGAAACTCACGAACGCATAAGTTGAACGCTTCGAGAATATTCTCTGGCTCTGCCTCATCGTAGGAGATAACACGAGGAATGTACCGCCTGCGCCGTCGCAATAGACTCGCTTCCCAGTCCGTATACTTTGTGCATAGGACTACAGGTACCTTCGCTAAATAAAGAGAAGAAGCAAGTTCATCCCCATCAAACACGGCATAGTTCCCATGTTTTTTAAGATGATAGTCGCAAAACGCCGCATCGACTCGGGGCCGCAGGTTCGCCACGTAACTGTCTAGAACATCCAATGGACCATCTTCAACAACCGGTGTGCAGTCCATATCTTCAATGGCAAGCTTGTAGGTATTCCGCCCACCGAGATCATCATCAATGACGGCAACTCTCGAGAATATTTTTTTGGACAAGGCCATGTCCGACATTACTCACCTTCCGATAATTGGGATTTCAATGATGATTTCAACTCCACCTAATTCAGACGATTCACTAGCGTTAACTTTTCCTCCAACATCCACTACAGTATCACGAACTATCGTCAGTCCTAAACCAGTTCCTCCGTCGCGAGTCGATTGACCTGGCAGCCAAATGTCCCGCGGCCTTATGTCGACAAGTCCCGGTCCGTTATCAGAAACCGAAAGTACAAGTACATCCTTCACAACTTGTGTATTGATTGCAATTCTTCGGTTCTGGGTACCTGCCTTTTCAAAAAACGCAAGGCTGTTATTAATGAGGTTTGTGATGATCGACTCGAAAGCAGCATCACTGCCGCGAAAATATGGCTCACCCGAACAAAGGATAAGTTGAACTTCCACTCCACGCCCATTCAAAAATGGCTGAAACGTGTTTAAGATCTTTTGAATCAGAGTATGAGGGTTTACGCGTCCCAATCTTCGCTTCTCGTGATCCAAGAGTTCAAGTGTTGCCGCCCCAAGCACTCCCAGACTCTCCGTTGCATTTTCGACATTAGATACTGGTTCTTCAAACTTTTCGTCGAAGACATCTCTAAAAAGTCTCATGCCACGTCTTCTAATCGCCCTGATGCTTCCGCGAATAACCTTGATCGGACTCGCACTGCTTTCGTGCGCAAACGTCGCTGCCATGATGCCCGCAGTCGCCAACGTACGGTACAGCTGTATTTCCTTTTTTAGTCGGTCGACTTCCTTTTCGCGACTTCGGTCATATGCCTTGGCCGCTTCAGTAAGTTCTTCACGAACAGGCTCCGGAGTTGTCTGAATAACTTCATCCAGCTTTTTCTTCGATCTTCTAGTCTTGCGTTGGGCTTGGGTACGCTCGCTTGCCCTTCTTTTTTCGGCAACTTCCATTCGCCGTCGGGCCATCCATTCGAGGGCATCCATTGCAAATCGCCGCAGATCGGTAAAAGCCTCTGTCTCGATGAAACCGGAACGATCCGTTTTCTGAACGAGCACTGCATTTCGATCGATTACTTCAACTTTTCCAATCGAAGTATGTGTACCAGGTCTTTCCTCTGGATTCCTGTTTCGCAATAGATTTATATCTAACCAGTCATGACCAGGATTTCCGTAAGGGCTTACTCGTAATCCGTTGCTATATAAGTGAACACCGCCGAATGCTCCCAGCCACTCTTTCACTTGGGCAAGAGAGACTGGTCGAGTTTGAAAAGACGTATGACTCAGAAGGAAGACCCAAAACTCGAATCTAGCATCAGGACAGGCATAGTTCGGCTTTTCTGCATCCTCAATGATATCTTCGTGTTCCGCTTCGAAGAGGGGTTCTCCTTTCGAGTCGAGAACGCTTGCCGTTGCTTTTCCATTCCGAACCTTAGCTACAAGGTGATAATCGGCTTCGGAGAAGTAACGTTGCCGTACTAGCTTCTCAAGATCGGAGTATGCCGTCGCGATCAATCGCGGCTTAAAAGCTGTAGGGTCATCCAAAAATGGGTCTGCGAGCAGAATCATTGCTCGTGCGAGGCGTTTTACATCCCATCGTCCAATACGCTGTTTGAGCTGACCAATCTCGATCTCAGTGCCATGCGGAACTGAAGCCTCACGATTTTGTGAACGGACAGAAAGGGGGACGTTTTCAATTAGATCTGCATTCTGAAAGCTATTCCAGTCGATCTCCAAAAGGTGTTCCCGGCTTCGATCTGATCGTGGTCTAGTTAGTAGCCGAGCAGTTTTCCCCATACGGAGAGCAGCGAGTCGTCCAAGGCCTTTGTTACCGGCCGGGATTCTTTTCAATCGAGTCAATCGCCGTGTGTTCTTTGACGACTTTCCGAGAACCAGCCATCCATCAACGATATCGTCACGAGCCATTCCGTCAC is a window of Bremerella sp. TYQ1 DNA encoding:
- a CDS encoding sensor histidine kinase, which codes for MSEQSTNSTATFRFATDILQRLGEELNPSPDQGLLELVKNSFDANASECVVELIDTDTPGGTVRIRDDGDGMARDDIVDGWLVLGKSSKNTRRLTRLKRIPAGNKGLGRLAALRMGKTARLLTRPRSDRSREHLLEIDWNSFQNADLIENVPLSVRSQNREASVPHGTEIEIGQLKQRIGRWDVKRLARAMILLADPFLDDPTAFKPRLIATAYSDLEKLVRQRYFSEADYHLVAKVRNGKATASVLDSKGEPLFEAEHEDIIEDAEKPNYACPDARFEFWVFLLSHTSFQTRPVSLAQVKEWLGAFGGVHLYSNGLRVSPYGNPGHDWLDINLLRNRNPEERPGTHTSIGKVEVIDRNAVLVQKTDRSGFIETEAFTDLRRFAMDALEWMARRRMEVAEKRRASERTQAQRKTRRSKKKLDEVIQTTPEPVREELTEAAKAYDRSREKEVDRLKKEIQLYRTLATAGIMAATFAHESSASPIKVIRGSIRAIRRRGMRLFRDVFDEKFEEPVSNVENATESLGVLGAATLELLDHEKRRLGRVNPHTLIQKILNTFQPFLNGRGVEVQLILCSGEPYFRGSDAAFESIITNLINNSLAFFEKAGTQNRRIAINTQVVKDVLVLSVSDNGPGLVDIRPRDIWLPGQSTRDGGTGLGLTIVRDTVVDVGGKVNASESSELGGVEIIIEIPIIGR
- a CDS encoding ComEC/Rec2 family competence protein; this translates as MKDAFVVLDVGHGNSAVLINGGVTVVIDTGQGAILLEFLREQEIKHIDTILLSHADTDHIGGLIGLLASDTVSVGVVRANTDSAKTSSTWDDLVFELSQNPGIDFQPILTTESTGDFNTTDVEIEIVAPSTYLASKGPGSVDRKGRTLGTNSNSGVIRLLYGGNPFALLPGDVDIVGLQNIVEQEKELNAKIVVFPHHGGRAGAGDLASFVNDFMRAASPEIVFFSIGRGRHSTPRPEVVNAVRELGPRVQIACTQISENCLASITRELDQSHLTDSAAAGKKNGHCCAGTLIFDFINNECFPSLPRHREFVREEADTPLCIPTEL